The window GGACATTATCCAAAAAACGAACCGTTGCATCAATAATCACCATGGTAGCCAATTCTCCACCAGTTAAAACATAATCTCCAAGACTAATTTCTTCATCCACTAAATTGTGAATTCGATCATCATAGCCTTCATAATGTCCGGAAATAAAAGTCAAATGACTGTAGACAGATAATTTCTTAGCAACATGGTGGTCGAATTGCCGTCCAGCCGGATCAACGAGAATCACATGACCCTTATCACCGTTATTCTCTTTTTTGACTTCATCCATTGCATCGAAAATCGGTTGAGGCATTAAAAGCATTCCGGCCCCTCCGCCATAAACAACATCGTCAACATGCCTTTGCTTGTTAGTTGTAAATTCACGAAAATCAGTCACCTTGAAATCAATTAAACCCTTTTCGATTGCCTTGCCAATCATCGATTGACGTAAAGGATCAAACATATCCGGGAAAATACTTAAAATATCAATCTTCATCGAGCCCCTCCAACAATTCAATTGTGACAGTTGACTTTTTAAGATCAACTTTTTTAACCACTTGATCAATATAGGGAATCAAAATCTCCTTGCCGTTGTTTTTTTTAATTGTCCAAACATCATTTGCGCCGGTATGAAAGGAATCAGTTACTTTACCAATCACATTCCCTTTTTCATCAATTACTTCAAGGCCGATAATTTGAGAAACAAGATATTCCCCATTCGATAATTTGGGTTCTTTTTGTTTATCGACAAAAATATCTTCTCCCTTATATTTCTCAACTAGATTTATATTTTCATGATCTAAAAGTTTTACTAACCAAAATTGTTTAAAAGGACGGCTGGATTGGATGACTAATTTCTCTTGACCGATTAATAATTCAGAATTTTTAGCAAAACGTTGTTCGGGAAAATCAGTGTTGAAATCAATTTTTAACTCACCTGCTATTCCGTGAGTATTGATGACCTTACCAATTCGTGATTTTTTCATAATTGCCTCTCCAGTTGAAGTAAAGCACGTTTAATGTTCGAGCCGTCGCGATATTGACCAATTTCCCCAGATTTAGTAATTATTCGATGACACGGAACAACTATTTCAAATGGATTTTTGCCAACGGCTGTCGCTACAGGCCGAACCGCTTTTTGATTGCCAATTTGATTTGCGAATTCGCTATAGCTGACTGGTTTCGTAATTCCTATTAATTTTTTTAAAACAAGTATCTGAAAATTTGAGAATCGCCAAAAATCCCAGTCAATAGAAACACTTGGATTGTTATTTTTTCCAGAAAAATAATCCAAAAAAGCAGCATTAATTTCAATGTTCTCTTTCTTAACTGCTTCTGAAATTCCAGACCATTTAGAAAATTCAGAAATCGGATCATTTTTAAAAGTAGTAAAAATTAATCCTTTATCAGAACAAAAAAACGAGAATTTCCAATCGAGAAAATTAATCGAGTTGTAATTTATTTGTTGACGATAATTTATCTTCATCTATAAAATCATACAAAAAAACCGTCAAAAATGACGGAAATTATTATTTGCTTTCCTTTTTGGCAGCAAGCTTGGCCTCGTGAAGTTTCTTCATCAAACCAGCGTCTGAAAGAAAATTGCGAACGGTGTTAGTTGGTTGAGCACCTTTCATTAACCAACTAAAGATCTCGTCTTCATTCAACTTGATTTCGGCTGGTTTTGTAATTGTATTATAATAACCAACCTCTTCAATGAAGCGACCATCGCGACGAGCGCGTGAATCGGCGATAACAATACGATAAAATGGACGTTTTTTAGTACCCATCAGATGTAAACGAATTTTAACTGACATACATTTCTCCTAAAAAATATTACTGTCATAATATATACTTTTTAAAAAGTCTTGTCAAGTATTTTTACTTGACAGAGCTTTTATAGACCGTTTTTTCAAATTTTAATGCCGCTCTTTTACTTTGATATTCAATACTGTGATGAAAAAAAGGCCTTCTTTTAAATTCTTTTAAACTTGGTGCTCGATAATTTTTTATTAATTCTGATCGAAAAAGCGGATCATAATGTTTAATAGGTTCAATATCTAGATTGAAATGTCGACTGTTTTTGTGGTTCCAAGCTTTGCCTAAGCTCATTTTAGAATCATTGTAGTCGGCAAAATTATAAGAGGCTCCGTTAATCAGGCCATTATCGTTAGATCCAAGAATATAGAGAAAATTTCCTTGATAATC of the Oenococcus sp. UCMA 16435 genome contains:
- the trmD gene encoding tRNA (guanosine(37)-N1)-methyltransferase TrmD, with translation MKIDILSIFPDMFDPLRQSMIGKAIEKGLIDFKVTDFREFTTNKQRHVDDVVYGGGAGMLLMPQPIFDAMDEVKKENNGDKGHVILVDPAGRQFDHHVAKKLSVYSHLTFISGHYEGYDDRIHNLVDEEISLGDYVLTGGELATMVIIDATVRFLDNVLGNSESAADDSFQNGLLEEPQYTRPANFRGMQVPEILTNGDHEKIRKWRLKESLRKTFLRRPDLLSKRSFNKEELDFLDDIKYEESLDSDR
- the rimM gene encoding ribosome maturation factor RimM, which produces MKKSRIGKVINTHGIAGELKIDFNTDFPEQRFAKNSELLIGQEKLVIQSSRPFKQFWLVKLLDHENINLVEKYKGEDIFVDKQKEPKLSNGEYLVSQIIGLEVIDEKGNVIGKVTDSFHTGANDVWTIKKNNGKEILIPYIDQVVKKVDLKKSTVTIELLEGLDED
- a CDS encoding MGMT family protein, which gives rise to MKINYRQQINYNSINFLDWKFSFFCSDKGLIFTTFKNDPISEFSKWSGISEAVKKENIEINAAFLDYFSGKNNNPSVSIDWDFWRFSNFQILVLKKLIGITKPVSYSEFANQIGNQKAVRPVATAVGKNPFEIVVPCHRIITKSGEIGQYRDGSNIKRALLQLERQL
- the rpsP gene encoding 30S ribosomal protein S16, whose amino-acid sequence is MSVKIRLHLMGTKKRPFYRIVIADSRARRDGRFIEEVGYYNTITKPAEIKLNEDEIFSWLMKGAQPTNTVRNFLSDAGLMKKLHEAKLAAKKESK